The Trichomycterus rosablanca isolate fTriRos1 chromosome 19, fTriRos1.hap1, whole genome shotgun sequence region tatatataatataataatcatataatgaaaaatatatagttccatgggaccatgaaacgcattaacaggtttcccatacatccttatgggaaaaaatactttaaaactcaatgcatgttaaactcaacgccactcctagaaccaactgacgttgcgtttcaaggtaccactgtagttgaTTTTCCTTCACTCATTTGATATTTCAGTACATTCCACATATTGACCAGTTTATGCATGTGTATTACTGTCTTGCTAAAACACCCGAATGCTATAGAGAGTCTGTTCATTTTCTGCAATGCACTAGTATCACTGGCAGCAAAACCCACTCGgcttgacagtaggtacagtgtaaTCTGTGTAATaataaggttttttttcctttccttttcttcAACATTGCTCTTTTTCCACAGGTTGTACTCTTATACCTCCCCCAGCACATACACAGTATAATGCAGCCCATTCATTTCTTTTCCccacattttattgtgttttgctaTGAATCATATAAGTACAGCTTCACCACTACCCCTGTCCTGCCTCATGATTATCTTAAATTAATGGGATACTATAAAGAAATTGTGTTAATAAAGTCAGTCTTCATGCAGAAAGATGGAGTCAAATGGCAAACCCTCCATAGCCCAGATGGTGCTGTTGTGCTCCACTTCGACTTTGGCTGTTCTGTTTTACACCATATTCAGAAAGAAGGACAGCAGTGCAGCTCGATTAAGAGTAAGTAAGCAACTCATTTAGACTCGTGAACAAATGCAAAAGCATAATTTCACTCTCTTATTTACTCTCAAATCTGCTTTAATTTACAGGAAGCCAAGAAAATATCAATAGATCAGAATCTGGAAAGCATCCTCGCTGACGCTCCAGGCAAATGTATTCCATATGCTGTTATTGAAGgtgtgtattatgtattatgtattgttTAGATACCATGTATTACTACTATtctgtattttatattgatCAAACATAGGCTGTAATCTTTTTACATTAACATGGGTTCCTGGAGCTGTGAACAACTTAAggttctttttaaataaaaaattaagtaaACCACATAAGTGCATGTTCTCTCTCATCTTTGTAGGAGTTGTTCAGTCTGTAAAAGAAACATTGAGCAGCCAGTTTGTGGACAACTGCCAAGGAGTCATCGCAAGACTGACTCTAAAAGAAAAGAAGATGGTGTGGAATCGAACCACTCATCTCTGGTAAATTCTTGCATTTTGCATCCCTAAAGTACATTTTTTTACAGCAATTAGGATTGTTGCCCATGGGCCAGAGGGCCAGAAAATGTCATTAATGCTAAACAATGCTGtcagttattaaataaaatcactTTTTTGTCCTGCCTGAAATGTGAATGATTAaacaatgtgtttaatattgacataaaacataaaaaggtATTttcaaaacctttttttaactGAAGCCCTCTTTTGCTAGAGTTGTATTTAACTGGTATTTTGTCCTGTGTCAGGAATGACTGTGAAAAGGTCATCCACCAGCGCACCAACACTGTGCCCTTTAACCTCGCATCGCACGATGACTCAGTCAGAGCTAAAGTACGGGTAATGCGGCCTCTGTATTCTGAACTTGACCTGGAAACAACATACGAGAACTTCCACCCGGCCACGAGCTCCTTTACCAGAATCGTGGGCCACTTTCTGAGCGGCGAGCGACCACAGGGTGTAACAGAGACGGAGGAGATGCTGAGGCTGGGTGCAGAAATCACAGGTGTAGGTGAACTGGTGCTGGATAGCGGAGTGGCCCGACTGCAGCCACCCAAGTATGGATTGAGCTATTTCTTGAGCCGACTCGACCACAAGATTCTGCTGGAGCATCATGAGAGCCGCGCTCGGTTCTGGAGAAGGCTGACGGCTCTAATGGGTGTGGCGGCCTGCGCCTCCCTGATTTATGTGTTATGGAGGCGCTATACCTGGCACAAGGAGAGGAAGAAGGAGCGTGAGATTGCAGAGAAGTTTGAGGAGCTGAGGAGGAGAAGGATCGAGGGTGAAGAGGAGAACTTGTCGGCTGGAGCTTGTGTCGTGTGCCTGAGCCATCAGCGCTCGTGTGTTTTCCTTGAATGTGGTCATGTGTGTGCCTGCTGGCAGTGCTACCGTGCACTGGCCACGCCTAAGAAATGCCCCATGTGCAGAGCAACCATAGACCGTGCGGTGGCTCTATACAACAGTTAATCACCCCTCCACCAAGACAAAACCAGAGCTTAAGAGTCTTGAAAATGTTCATCAAGCATTTTAAACAGCTGAATGAATTTTACATTATTGGTGGTGGGTGTTGAGATGAAATCCTTCACTGTCCAAGGTTTATTATtgccttgtgctcagtgtttttgTCTAAGCTTTATACCAGCTGTCACACTGATCAGAGTAATTACTAAAGATACATCAATGAAATGACTGATCGATGCTGCATTGAAAAATctatttttgttaaaaatattCCAAAATTAAAATCCAACACGGATGTTAGTGATCAACATTGGACACATAAGAGGCTTGATTGAATTGTCATTGTATTCATAAATAAGTACAAGACTGGAATGAGTAAAAGTTTTCAGAAATTGAGTGGCCCACAGTCTTCCTTAAGCCGATGGAGTTTCATAACACAAGGGAAAAAACATCTCTTTAACTTTGTTACACAAACTTAATCTTCAAAATCAATAATTTAGAAATATGCCTGCTATTGGATTCACTTCTAGAGGTGCTGCAATGCCAAtacttttgcattttattttggaACACGAAGTGAGCAGTTTTTACCTTTGCATCCATGGTTTGTGATAGCCTGACACTGTATACACAGTAAATGCAAGTGATTTcatggctgtgtctcaaactgCTACAAAATATGTTGGTCCACTATTAGTGCACTAATATGggatcaaatctcagcagtgctgtcagctggccgggcatctacacagacctgAGTGGTTCTGTCTCTCTGGGGGGTGGacgaagccctgcaatgaattggcGCCCTGTCTAGTGTATTCCTTTGTTGCTCTGCTGAGGATCTGCTGAGAtgctgaccagtataaagcatataataaaaattaaataaaagtgttttacCAAAACTGGACCATTGAAGATATAAAATATGTTGCCTTTTCTGATTAATCTTAATTTTGGCTGTGGTGTGCAAATAGTATGCTTAGAAATTGGCATAAAAAGCATGACTCTGTGAGCCTCGACCTGTCTTGTTTCAAACATTATGGCTGGTAGTGAtagaaaaatgttttattaaaatgttttcttgACACACATCGGGCTCCTGTATGGGGATAAAGCATTGTTTAAATGTCACCGCCCATCTTAGTATAGTTACAGATCATGTGCATTCCTTTATGGCCACAATTTACTATTATTAAGCACCTGGAAGCCACAAAACACAGGTCATCTCAAACTGGTTCCATGAGCAACATAATTATATAAGTGTACTTAGTCTTGGCCTCTCCAGTCACCAGTTTGCATGTGCTAGAATGGGAGATTGGCAGCTTGAATCTGCAGGTATTACATCAATATAGTTAGGTCAACTCGGAACACACTGGCACTAAGACTGAAGGCTGAATTAGTATTGTCCTCCTAATAAAGTTACAAGTGATCGATTTCATGCCTGCGTCAGTGAACCTAAGAGAAATATTCATTGCGACCAGAAGGGGGCTATCTCCACCCATAATAAACAGTTTAAACCACTGCGCTCAGGTGGAACAAATATGACGTAGTCCTATTTGTTcacttattaatttatttatttgcctaACAACCTAAATTAAGTGCCAGGACATTCCAGGACTTACTGAccaatttactcactcacatctGGGGGCAATCAGAATGACCAGtgctgtttgcatgtttttggaaagtgGGAGCAAATACATTGACACAATTGTCTAGAAGTGAGGGTTAAACTCAGATCTCTCAGGACTCTACCTGTTGGACCACCTTTCTGTCCGTCTTTGTAATTATGTGTTTAACAAAACTTTTGCTACTGAGTTACAGTGAGAGTTTTACGGATTAAGGGGTAGAtgggtggttcggtgggtagcactgccgcctcacagcaaaaaactCTTAGTGGAacttgtatgttctccctgtgtctgtgtgggctttctctgggagctccggtttcctcctactgtacaaagacatgcagtctaaTTAGAGTTCCCTTGGCTGTGTGTGTTcaatgtgtgcatttgtgtttggAATGGCGACCTCTCCGGAATCGGACACAtcacgaccctgaataggataaaacggtggtaaaacagatgatGAAAAAATGAATGCAGTTAAATTTAGCAACACCCTTAAAGAAAACCTCCTAAAACACTCACGCAAACTCATACTGGGGTGACGGTTCATCTTTGAACACataaatgacccaaagcatacagccaaaacaccACCAGGGTGGTTTCAGAATGGTTTTGAGTGACCAAAGCACAGACTCAAACCCAGCTGACCATGGGGGGGGGCAGTTTTATCATGTTTGAGACTAATCTCACTAAGGCAGAGCTGTTCTATTGAATTAATCAgctgatgttgagaaatgtgtttaaatcatGTTAGCAAAGTGTACTTAGAAAATTAAATATTTCCCCTGGCAACAGATGCACTGATTCAATGCTTGTAGCATTTTTATGTAGACACACCTTAGACTTCCTTTTACAAATGCAGCAATATTAGGGAGCATCACGTTGTTATGATGACTTATAACAGTCGTTTAATACGGAATTATTTCATAAAATatgctttgttttaaatataGACTGCTCTGGTTCGCTATGTTCGTGTTTTCGCTGTTTGTTAGCCGTTTTTCCGTGTGGCGACTCTGGAATTGAACCACGAAGACCAGGCGAACATGTGTTACGCCAAATTTCCACTCAGCGACCGATCCGAGCTCAtcgagacatgattggctaacggTTTTTAGTCTTATTTCTGATTGGTGGAAATTCCATTCAATTCGCGAAACGCGCCGTTGTATCAGCCAATCACTGCAATAAGATCCGATTTTACCAAGGAGTCAGAATTTAGTGCAACACCTATTGCTTATTGTAGGACCTGGTTGAAACACTGGGACACCTTTAAAACCGCTTGCGGGGTAAATAGAGTTTCATGGTTTTGGTCTGTTTTAGGCTATAAAACCTTCTATAAATTGGAATTTCCTTTCGACTTGGTGTATTAAAGACGAAGAAAACATGTCGGAGGTGCTGCCTTACGAGGAAAACATAACTCGTTACGGTAACGATGGAGACGAGGAGCAAATGTCGCTCACCTGCCGCCTGCAAAACACAAACAACTTCTATGGGACGCCACAGAATAAACGAGCACCCAAACTCGGACAAATTGGAAGGAGTAAACGAGGTGAGAGACAATCTTTTACCCCGGGTTTAATTCCAGTTTAAAGAAGTAGTTTGTGCTGCTCTTACCTGGGTTGCTTTAAATGGCCATTTAAAACCAGACTGCACAGGTTAGCATAaggtcacagtgttccgtacatgttttattgtttttactatATACTCAAGTGTGACAACAGCTGCAAAAGTTAGGGTCTTATTCGCCAGGTTAGAGTCTTAACTACACTTAAAGACCGAATTTCGgtcagtaaaataataaaagagtcAATATTTTCTGACCTTCTGTCCGTATGGAACACTGTTTGTGTAAACAGTAATCCGTACAGCGCAGCATGGTCCAAACTACGTCAATATTCCATTAGCACAGTTTCTCCAAATGCAGATGTATTCATGTTGGAGTGGAGAACAAAAAAGAGAAACGCTCTGCAGTGGAATATATTccttgtattaaaaataataaaggtcAGCTGCATGACAAGCTTGGAGTACTGTACGGAATACCGTGATATAGCGTCATCAGTCATTATCATTAACTTCATGCATGCATTTGCACTTGTAGATGACAGACAGATCAGCTAATTAGATGTGCTGTTTATCTTTGGGgaattcttgtgtgtgtgtgtgtgtgtgctgctctGCTGTACTTGAATCAGGATGCCCGTCATTTTCTAAACGTTTGGCGATCCTTTGTGTTTGAGATGTCTGCAAAGATCACACCAGGTGCACGCACGGATTTGGGTGGATTACATAATGCATGCGCATATGGATACCACAGCTGCTTTTGCGGCATGGCGATGTGCTCAAGGCTGTAATAAAGTGTACCCTGCCTACAACCAAACCTGTCACAATTATTACATAATCCCCTAATCCCAAATATCTGTGCTTGACAGAGTCCACTGTTTGTTCATGCACTGAAACAAACAAGATTTCTCATCAATAATTTATCACTCTAGGATCATATTTTAATCATTAAGTGAGAACAAAGACTTATAGACAGTATTGTTTAACACATGGATTTTCAGTGTTGTTTGGCCACATATCCTATTTTTTTAGGACTATTTTTCTTATAAAATTGTATTGCATTGTAATTTTTAACTGTATACTTAACTGCATCTTGAAATTGCATCTCCTTTCACATTCATGCATTTAAACTGAATCTCCCTgcacatccattcatttattcatttgcacatgtgtttattcattcattcattcattcattcattcatccattcgtccattcatccatttattcaacCTTACTTGTAATGTTGACTTGCTACAGCTATCCATTACATGTAAAATACAGGTACCTTGAAGTTATATGTTCAGTTCTGTAATTGTACTGTTAATTGTACGATgttcttcatgttttttttgtttgtttttgtttgcattAAATTTTTTCATAGTGTGTACTTTATAATGCTACTGGGGATTTAATTCCCTTTGGAaacaataaagtatccatccgttcgtccatccatccatccatctgcatGTTGGTAGATTCTGGTCTTGGTCAATTCCAATAATGCATCCCTAATATTGATCTTATCAGTGAGGTCATGAAGTCATGACCTCATATTTATACCCAGTAAAACAGTAAGTCCTGTTCATGTGCTTAAATAATTTCAAAATATTTAAGgaaacttaaaaataaagtgGAACAATGATTtagttatattttgtaaatgggAATTATTAGGGTTGCCAGTAAATTGGCACATgcgtttttaaaatgtatatattttttgtcaCTAACTTTTAACTATAATATTATTTCATTAAGCTTACCCACAAATCCATTATAACAGACCCTTAAAATGACTTTTATCAGTACTATTTGAGCTGACTGTATCATGATAGAAACATGTTAAtgtattatgattatttttctGTATTGCCCACCACTACAGTCTCACATATTTGGCAAATATCACGTTTTAAGAAACACCATTACAAATGTAATCACACCTGAGTCAGTGTGTTCAGTAAGCTCAGTCCTGCAAAAATataacaaatgcttttttgtattTCCAGTCGTCATTGAAGATGACAGAATTGACGAAGTCCTTCAAAACACGACAGAAAAATCACCAGCCAAAGAGTAAAAAGTGGAGGATGTTTCTGTGTCGGATACTCACATCTGCataaaagcactttgcagtGCGTCTCTCTCCAGGATGGCTTGAATTTCACAGCACACGAGGAGAGCACTGATGCAGACTTCCAACCATGAAAAGCTGGAGTCTGATGGACATTTTTTTCTCCCGGGCATGTTTGTTTCAAGTGTTTTTTAAATCTCTCTAAAGATCTGAGATCAGTCCAGTGTTGTTCTATACTTATGGGATTGCTCGTTAGTAAAGTTAATATTGTGTTGTAAGAATGCAATGACATCAAAAAGCACAAATCACAACTGCTGGTAACTCTTGAAGCAATTTCACTCTGGACACATTTTTTAAGCGTTTTTAAAGACGCACTTGATGCGCATTCTATTCTGAAATGATGCTTCCGTTTAACTCAGCATTTCAGTCCACACCAGCTGCATTTGTTTACATCttgtgcattttttttacttgtgtACATAAGTAAAGCATAAACTCTATAGACAATAATTTTAGCACTTAAATCattataaaactgcatttggaTTGGATTTTCTTGTAGTTCATTGTGACGATTTCTAATACATCCTGGGTCAATTATATACATTTCAGAGTTTGATTCTTAGCAATGCCACTAGTCTGGATTGTAAACATCTAAAAAtttgttttaataatgtaaagcCCAAACTGCCACAGATTGAACGAACTCAAGCACTACATGATGTGCTTGTGAGCttattgtaatgtaaaatagaCTATC contains the following coding sequences:
- the mul1b gene encoding mitochondrial ubiquitin ligase activator of NFKB 1, which produces MESNGKPSIAQMVLLCSTSTLAVLFYTIFRKKDSSAARLREAKKISIDQNLESILADAPGKCIPYAVIEGVVQSVKETLSSQFVDNCQGVIARLTLKEKKMVWNRTTHLWNDCEKVIHQRTNTVPFNLASHDDSVRAKVRVMRPLYSELDLETTYENFHPATSSFTRIVGHFLSGERPQGVTETEEMLRLGAEITGVGELVLDSGVARLQPPKYGLSYFLSRLDHKILLEHHESRARFWRRLTALMGVAACASLIYVLWRRYTWHKERKKEREIAEKFEELRRRRIEGEEENLSAGACVVCLSHQRSCVFLECGHVCACWQCYRALATPKKCPMCRATIDRAVALYNS
- the camk2n1b gene encoding calcium/calmodulin-dependent protein kinase II inhibitor 1b, yielding MSEVLPYEENITRYGNDGDEEQMSLTCRLQNTNNFYGTPQNKRAPKLGQIGRSKRVVIEDDRIDEVLQNTTEKSPAKE